A window of Mucilaginibacter paludis DSM 18603 contains these coding sequences:
- a CDS encoding amidohydrolase, whose translation MKKPILVVLVSLLSANAFAQTTSKAEVAKKAEAIEKKVIGWREDFHEHPELGNHEVRTSEIIAKHLESLGITVKRGVATTGVVGLLTGGKPGPVVALRADMDGLPVTERTAVPFASKATTTYMGNQVGVMHACGHDSHMAILMGVAEVLASMKKDLHGSVKFIFQPAEEGLPPGEKGGAEQMVKEGVLENPKVDAIFGLHIQSYQPVGTIAYRPGGDMAAVNDMQIIVKGRSSHGAYPWSGVDPIVTSAQIINNLQTVVSRNLHITANPAVVTIGAINGGNRSNIIPESVSMLGTIRTFSAEDEKLIIERVKQIATKTAEANNAIAEVKIPYSNHYPVTYNNPALVAKMLPTLQATAGVDNVVLRQGETGAEDFSFYEEKVPGIFIHLGGLPKGGDPLKAPAHHTPDFFIDESGFTLGVKALCNLTLDYMGMAAKGK comes from the coding sequence ATGAAGAAACCCATACTCGTCGTTTTAGTGAGCTTGCTATCGGCCAATGCCTTTGCTCAAACCACCTCAAAAGCCGAAGTGGCAAAAAAAGCTGAGGCCATCGAGAAAAAAGTAATAGGCTGGCGCGAGGATTTTCATGAGCATCCGGAATTAGGTAACCACGAGGTGCGCACTTCGGAGATTATCGCCAAACATCTGGAATCCTTAGGGATTACCGTTAAGCGGGGCGTAGCCACTACCGGTGTGGTTGGCTTGTTAACCGGCGGCAAGCCGGGACCTGTTGTTGCCCTGCGGGCCGATATGGATGGCTTGCCGGTCACAGAGCGTACGGCGGTACCCTTCGCCTCTAAAGCGACTACGACTTATATGGGCAACCAGGTGGGGGTAATGCATGCCTGCGGGCACGATTCGCACATGGCCATATTGATGGGCGTGGCCGAAGTATTAGCCTCCATGAAAAAGGACCTGCATGGCTCCGTTAAATTTATATTTCAGCCAGCCGAAGAGGGCTTGCCCCCCGGCGAAAAAGGCGGTGCCGAGCAAATGGTGAAGGAGGGCGTTTTAGAGAATCCGAAGGTTGATGCGATCTTTGGTTTGCATATCCAATCCTATCAGCCGGTTGGTACCATAGCCTACCGCCCGGGTGGCGACATGGCAGCGGTGAACGATATGCAGATCATCGTAAAGGGGCGTTCCTCTCACGGGGCCTATCCATGGTCGGGCGTTGATCCTATCGTAACCTCGGCCCAGATTATCAATAACCTGCAAACCGTGGTTAGCCGCAATTTACATATTACCGCCAATCCGGCGGTGGTTACTATTGGCGCTATTAACGGTGGCAACCGCTCCAATATCATCCCTGAATCCGTAAGTATGCTGGGCACTATCCGTACCTTTAGCGCCGAAGATGAAAAGCTGATTATCGAAAGGGTAAAGCAGATAGCCACCAAAACTGCCGAAGCCAATAACGCCATCGCCGAAGTGAAGATCCCCTACAGCAACCATTACCCGGTTACTTATAACAACCCTGCACTGGTAGCCAAAATGTTGCCCACTTTACAGGCCACAGCGGGGGTAGATAACGTAGTACTGCGGCAGGGAGAAACAGGTGCCGAAGATTTTAGCTTTTATGAGGAAAAAGTACCGGGCATATTTATTCATTTAGGAGGACTGCCTAAAGGTGGCGATCCGCTTAAGGCTCCGGCTCATCATACGCCCGATTTTTTTATTGACGAAAGTGGATTTACCCTGGGCGTAAAAGCCTTGTGTAATTTAACGCTGGATTATATGGGAATGGCAGCTAAGGGGAAGTAA
- a CDS encoding L-histidine N(alpha)-methyltransferase encodes MNTQTSPVTLNGSTYNHTAVNHFYEDVLKGLTASPKHLDSKYFYDAIGDQLFQDLMNCEEYYPTNCELEIFSQKTEALASAIIGDNNDEFDLIELGAGDAMKSTYLLKHLLDRGVNFTYLPIDISAHVIDQLDVELTQNLPGLKFEGLNGEYFNMLSKAATLSNKRKVVLFLGSNIGNMPVAEAESFCAELRNHLSPGDMVLIGFDLKKNPKTILAAYNDKEGITKKFNLNLLHRINQELGADFVIEQFDHFPVYDPETGACKSYLISTADQMVHIADHNQSIHFQKDEYIFMEISQKFTVEQTRDMAAKTGFDVVNYLFDDKNWFADAIWKVR; translated from the coding sequence ATGAACACGCAAACATCACCGGTAACGCTAAACGGTTCAACCTATAACCATACGGCGGTTAATCATTTTTATGAAGATGTGCTTAAAGGGCTAACGGCAAGCCCCAAGCATTTAGATTCCAAGTATTTTTATGATGCCATAGGCGATCAGCTTTTTCAGGATCTGATGAATTGCGAGGAATACTATCCAACCAATTGCGAACTGGAGATCTTCTCGCAAAAAACCGAGGCCCTGGCAAGCGCCATCATAGGCGATAACAACGATGAGTTCGACCTGATCGAATTAGGTGCGGGCGATGCCATGAAATCAACCTACCTGTTAAAGCACCTTTTAGATCGGGGCGTAAACTTTACCTATCTTCCTATTGATATTTCGGCCCACGTAATTGATCAACTGGATGTTGAGCTAACCCAAAATTTGCCGGGTTTAAAGTTTGAAGGGCTCAATGGCGAGTATTTTAATATGCTGAGTAAGGCTGCCACGCTATCCAATAAACGCAAGGTGGTTTTATTTTTAGGCTCCAATATTGGCAATATGCCGGTTGCCGAGGCCGAAAGTTTCTGCGCCGAACTGCGCAACCACCTTTCGCCGGGTGATATGGTGCTCATTGGCTTCGACCTGAAAAAGAATCCTAAAACTATTTTAGCAGCCTATAACGATAAGGAAGGCATCACCAAAAAATTCAACCTCAATTTACTCCACCGGATCAATCAGGAGCTGGGCGCCGATTTTGTAATCGAACAGTTTGATCATTTCCCGGTGTACGATCCTGAAACAGGCGCGTGTAAAAGCTACCTCATCAGTACGGCCGATCAAATGGTACATATAGCCGATCATAACCAGTCGATCCATTTCCAGAAAGACGAATATATTTTTATGGAGATCTCGCAAAAGTTCACCGTTGAGCAAACCCGCGATATGGCTGCTAAAACCGGCTTTGATGTTGTTAACTACCTGTTTGATGATAAAAACTGGTTTGCTGATGCGATCTGGAAAGTTCGATAG
- the egtB gene encoding ergothioneine biosynthesis protein EgtB encodes MMSLADCYKKVRQLSVRICSPLQIEDYVVQPVVDVSPPKWHIGHTTWFFETFILKPYFMGYQEFNADYNYVFNSYYETVGNRVIRTDRGNLSRPTVADIYKYRTYVDDAMENFLREEPSAAIRELMILGLNHEEQHQELLYYDIKYILGHNPLFPAYDETYRPQVFEQPTAQWISMPEGIYEVGFEGEGFCFDNELNRHKVYLNSYQINTAMVTNAEYLEFINDNGYHDFRFWHAEGWDWVKNNHVEAPLYWHHINGQWFNYTYAGLKPVDLAAPVCHISYYEAYAYASWKGMRLPTEFEWEAAAHQFKWGKSWEWTESAYLPYPGFKKAEGAIGEYNGKFMVSQKVLRGSSEVTSPGHERVTYRNFFHPNLRWLFCGIRLAR; translated from the coding sequence ATGATGAGTTTAGCCGACTGTTATAAAAAAGTACGCCAATTAAGTGTCCGCATTTGCAGTCCGCTGCAAATTGAAGATTACGTGGTACAGCCGGTAGTGGATGTTAGTCCGCCCAAATGGCATATAGGCCATACCACCTGGTTTTTTGAAACCTTTATTTTAAAGCCCTATTTTATGGGCTACCAGGAGTTTAATGCCGATTATAACTATGTATTTAACAGTTATTACGAAACCGTAGGTAACCGGGTTATCCGTACCGATCGTGGTAACCTGAGCAGGCCCACCGTAGCCGATATTTACAAATACCGCACTTATGTGGACGATGCGATGGAAAACTTTCTGCGGGAGGAGCCTTCGGCAGCCATCAGGGAGTTGATGATCCTGGGCTTAAACCACGAGGAGCAGCACCAGGAATTACTTTATTACGATATTAAATACATTTTGGGCCATAACCCTTTGTTCCCGGCTTATGATGAAACCTATAGGCCACAGGTTTTTGAGCAACCAACTGCCCAATGGATCAGCATGCCCGAAGGTATTTACGAGGTTGGTTTTGAGGGCGAAGGCTTTTGCTTTGATAATGAGCTGAACCGCCATAAAGTTTATTTAAACAGCTACCAGATTAATACGGCCATGGTTACCAATGCCGAATACCTGGAGTTTATCAACGATAACGGCTACCACGACTTCCGTTTTTGGCATGCCGAAGGCTGGGATTGGGTAAAGAATAACCATGTTGAAGCCCCGCTTTACTGGCACCACATTAACGGGCAATGGTTTAACTATACCTACGCGGGCTTGAAGCCTGTTGATTTGGCCGCGCCGGTTTGCCACATCAGCTATTACGAAGCTTACGCATACGCATCGTGGAAAGGGATGCGCCTGCCTACCGAGTTTGAATGGGAAGCGGCAGCACATCAATTTAAATGGGGCAAAAGCTGGGAGTGGACCGAGAGTGCCTACCTGCCCTATCCCGGTTTTAAAAAAGCCGAAGGAGCTATTGGCGAGTATAACGGCAAATTTATGGTTAGTCAGAAGGTTTTACGCGGCTCATCCGAGGTAACATCGCCGGGGCATGAGCGCGTTACCTATCGCAATTTTTTTCATCCCAACTTACGCTGGCTTTTTTGCGGAATACGCCTGGCCCGATAA
- a CDS encoding ABC transporter permease/substrate-binding protein has translation MKEGQQSLLDFMRQESDKIAGQTLTHIGLTFTSLFIAILIGLPLGIFIARKKQFSGAVLGFAGVMQTIPSIALLGFLIPILGIGAKPAIFALFLYALLPIIRNTYTGITQVDATIKEAAKGMGMSYSQILLKVELPLAMPVILAGIRTATVINVGVATLASLIAAGGLGEFIFGGISLNNTNMILAGAIPSALLAIVFDFLLSRIQNINFKKMRSGAWAVPAAILFLASFYLIPSAYGGKLTAGFTPEFMGRKDGDLGLKQKYGLKIHTVVISDAVMYKAAYEKHLDVISGYSTDGRLKAFDLVVLKDDKGIFPPYYAAPIVSGTALQKFPKLEATLNLLSGHITDSIMTELNYRVDYLHQSPEAVAKDFLVSKGLYKPSRNGSAGTVRIGSKIFGEQYILAGMYSLLIKGNTDYDVATKTGLGGTKICFDALTNNQIDFYPEYTGTGLLVMLQADSKTIDSLAGDKQKVYNYVSGQFKTKYGILWLKPIGFNNAYALMMRRKQAQSLDIKTISNLKRYLDNQ, from the coding sequence ATGAAAGAAGGACAACAAAGCTTACTTGACTTTATGCGCCAGGAATCGGATAAAATAGCCGGGCAAACCTTAACGCATATCGGCTTAACATTTACCTCGCTGTTCATCGCCATCCTCATCGGTTTACCGCTGGGCATTTTTATCGCCCGTAAAAAACAATTTTCGGGTGCCGTTTTAGGCTTTGCCGGGGTAATGCAAACCATTCCGAGCATCGCTTTATTAGGTTTTTTGATCCCCATTTTAGGCATCGGCGCCAAGCCCGCCATCTTCGCCTTATTTTTATATGCATTGCTGCCCATCATCCGCAATACCTATACGGGCATTACCCAGGTTGATGCTACCATTAAAGAAGCGGCCAAAGGCATGGGCATGAGCTATAGTCAAATTTTATTAAAGGTGGAGCTGCCCCTGGCTATGCCGGTTATTCTGGCCGGTATCCGTACGGCTACGGTAATTAATGTGGGGGTGGCTACGCTGGCATCGTTAATTGCCGCGGGCGGCCTGGGCGAGTTTATTTTTGGCGGCATCTCCCTAAACAATACCAACATGATTTTGGCCGGGGCCATACCATCGGCACTGCTGGCCATTGTTTTTGATTTTTTGCTTTCGCGGATCCAGAACATCAACTTTAAAAAAATGAGGTCGGGTGCCTGGGCTGTACCTGCCGCTATTTTGTTCCTGGCCTCGTTTTACCTCATCCCCTCTGCTTACGGCGGCAAACTCACTGCCGGTTTCACGCCCGAGTTTATGGGCCGGAAGGATGGCGATCTGGGCCTCAAACAAAAATACGGCCTTAAAATCCATACGGTGGTGATCAGCGATGCCGTGATGTACAAAGCCGCTTACGAGAAACACCTCGACGTGATTAGCGGTTACTCTACCGATGGGCGCCTTAAAGCTTTTGATCTGGTGGTTTTAAAAGATGATAAAGGCATCTTTCCGCCCTATTATGCTGCGCCTATCGTATCCGGAACGGCGCTTCAAAAATTCCCAAAACTGGAAGCTACGCTCAATTTACTTTCGGGCCATATCACCGATTCCATCATGACGGAGCTCAACTACCGGGTTGATTACCTGCACCAGAGCCCCGAAGCCGTGGCTAAGGATTTTTTAGTATCCAAGGGCCTGTACAAACCGTCGCGCAATGGCAGCGCGGGCACGGTGCGCATCGGCTCAAAAATTTTTGGCGAGCAATACATTTTAGCGGGCATGTACAGCTTACTGATTAAAGGCAATACCGATTATGATGTAGCCACTAAAACCGGCCTGGGTGGTACTAAAATTTGCTTTGACGCGCTAACCAACAACCAGATTGATTTTTACCCCGAATATACCGGCACCGGTTTATTGGTGATGTTGCAGGCAGACAGCAAAACCATCGACTCGTTAGCTGGCGATAAACAGAAAGTTTACAATTACGTGAGCGGACAGTTTAAAACTAAATACGGTATATTGTGGTTAAAGCCTATAGGGTTTAATAACGCTTATGCGTTGATGATGCGAAGAAAACAGGCCCAAAGCCTGGATATTAAAACAATTTCGAACTTAAAACGATACCTGGATAATCAATAG
- a CDS encoding ABC transporter ATP-binding protein, translating into MIAVKNLSKHFGQVKAVDDISFGVNEGENMILLGTSGCGKTTTLKMINRLIEPTKGEISVNGKSVYEQSPEVLRRGIGYVLQNNGLFPHYTVAENMAIVPQLLGWDKSRIAERINELTGKLHLQPEQLAVYPDQLSGGQQQRVGLARALMADPPVLLMDEPFGALDPVTRFKIRREFKELDELKRKTIIMVTHDVQEAFEMGDRICLMDQGRIVQTGTLAQLLFKPANSFVQEFLKEQRLQLEFKAVTVMDLWDTLPDDLSTSATGLINPNFTVWEALEVLTGRPQKTASVAHPGNGQSKTLTFEGLMAAFYHYQITEAK; encoded by the coding sequence ATGATAGCCGTTAAAAACTTAAGCAAACATTTTGGACAGGTAAAGGCGGTTGATGATATTTCGTTCGGGGTGAACGAGGGCGAGAACATGATTTTGCTCGGCACCAGCGGCTGCGGCAAAACCACCACGCTAAAAATGATCAACCGTTTAATTGAGCCTACAAAAGGCGAGATCTCGGTGAACGGCAAAAGCGTTTATGAGCAGTCGCCCGAGGTGCTGCGCCGGGGCATAGGCTACGTTTTGCAGAATAACGGCTTATTTCCGCATTATACCGTTGCCGAAAATATGGCCATTGTTCCGCAGCTTTTAGGCTGGGATAAAAGCCGGATTGCCGAAAGGATTAACGAGCTGACCGGCAAGCTGCACCTGCAACCGGAGCAGCTTGCCGTATATCCCGATCAGCTAAGCGGCGGACAGCAGCAAAGAGTGGGCCTGGCGAGGGCGCTGATGGCCGATCCGCCGGTGTTGCTAATGGATGAGCCTTTCGGCGCGCTCGACCCCGTAACGCGCTTTAAAATACGCCGCGAGTTTAAGGAACTGGACGAGCTGAAACGCAAAACCATCATCATGGTGACCCACGATGTGCAGGAAGCCTTTGAAATGGGCGACCGGATCTGCCTGATGGACCAGGGCCGCATCGTGCAAACCGGAACACTCGCGCAGTTGCTGTTTAAACCGGCTAACAGTTTTGTACAGGAGTTTTTAAAAGAGCAGCGCCTGCAGCTGGAGTTTAAGGCAGTAACGGTAATGGATCTGTGGGATACCCTGCCGGATGATCTGTCAACGTCCGCAACCGGGCTGATCAATCCAAACTTTACCGTTTGGGAAGCGCTGGAAGTATTAACCGGCCGCCCTCAAAAAACGGCCTCCGTCGCTCATCCCGGCAACGGCCAATCAAAAACCCTGACTTTTGAGGGTCTGATGGCGGCTTTTTATCACTATCAAATTACGGAGGCTAAATGA
- a CDS encoding mercuric reductase, giving the protein MKIYDAIVIGSGQAGTPLAKKLAMAGKKTAIIEKRMVGGTCINDGCTPTKAMVASAKMAYLAGHSDNLGVHIKNFTVDLPQILKRKNEIVKSFQGGAQKGLEGTAGLDLIFGEAVFTGPQAIMVKLKDGGTEEMQADLIFINTGAKTAIPDVPGLSDIDYLTSTSILELETVPQHLLIIGASYIGMEFGQMFRRFGSKITMLETSPRALPKEDEDIAEEIVKILEAEEITFHADAKVTKVSKKPNGDLEAEITVVGETRLISCSHILVAAGRKPQTEALGLQKAGVETDDRGYVKVNDRLETNIPGVYALGDVKPGPAFTHIAYNDYTIVYRNLIEKANLSIKNRLVPYCMFTDPPLGRVGITEAEAKKQGLNYKVAKLPMQYVARAIEVGDTRGFMKAIVDADTKKILGVAILGEEGGEIVSVMQMAMVGGITYPEIRYMVFAHPTYSESLNNLFMKLDSLTQPSPKERAF; this is encoded by the coding sequence ATGAAAATTTACGACGCTATAGTAATTGGCTCCGGCCAGGCTGGCACGCCTTTGGCAAAAAAACTGGCCATGGCCGGCAAAAAAACGGCTATCATTGAAAAACGCATGGTGGGCGGCACCTGCATTAACGATGGCTGCACACCCACCAAGGCCATGGTAGCATCGGCAAAAATGGCTTACCTGGCCGGGCATAGCGATAACCTGGGCGTGCATATTAAAAATTTCACGGTTGATTTACCGCAGATCCTTAAACGGAAAAACGAAATTGTTAAATCGTTCCAGGGCGGCGCACAAAAGGGATTGGAAGGTACTGCTGGCCTCGACCTGATATTTGGCGAGGCCGTTTTTACAGGCCCCCAAGCCATCATGGTAAAGCTAAAAGATGGCGGTACCGAAGAGATGCAGGCCGATTTGATATTCATCAATACCGGGGCCAAAACCGCAATACCCGATGTGCCGGGTTTAAGCGATATCGATTACCTCACCTCAACCTCTATCCTGGAGCTCGAAACCGTGCCCCAACATCTGCTTATCATCGGCGCAAGCTATATCGGGATGGAGTTTGGGCAGATGTTCCGCCGGTTTGGCAGTAAGATCACTATGCTCGAAACTTCGCCGCGCGCGCTGCCTAAAGAGGATGAGGATATCGCCGAAGAGATCGTCAAAATACTGGAGGCCGAAGAGATTACCTTTCACGCCGATGCCAAAGTGACTAAAGTAAGCAAAAAGCCCAATGGCGATTTGGAGGCCGAAATAACGGTGGTGGGCGAAACCAGGCTTATAAGTTGTTCGCATATTTTGGTGGCGGCAGGCCGTAAGCCCCAAACGGAGGCTTTGGGGCTGCAAAAAGCCGGCGTTGAAACAGATGATAGAGGCTACGTTAAGGTGAATGATAGGCTGGAAACCAACATACCCGGCGTTTATGCCCTGGGCGATGTTAAGCCCGGGCCCGCCTTTACGCACATTGCCTATAACGATTATACCATTGTTTACCGCAATTTAATTGAAAAGGCCAACCTGAGCATTAAAAACAGGCTGGTGCCTTACTGCATGTTTACCGATCCGCCGCTGGGCCGTGTTGGTATCACCGAAGCAGAAGCTAAAAAGCAGGGTTTGAATTATAAAGTGGCCAAGCTGCCCATGCAGTATGTGGCCCGTGCCATTGAAGTTGGCGATACGCGGGGCTTTATGAAAGCCATTGTGGATGCCGATACCAAAAAGATATTGGGCGTGGCTATACTGGGTGAAGAAGGCGGCGAGATTGTGTCGGTAATGCAGATGGCCATGGTAGGCGGTATTACTTATCCCGAAATCAGGTATATGGTGTTCGCGCACCCTACCTACTCCGAATCGTTAAACAATTTATTCATGAAGTTGGATAGCCTCACCCAACCCTCTCCAAAGGAGAGGGCTTTTTAA
- a CDS encoding DUF427 domain-containing protein has protein sequence MLIDKSGANKFTPIIYYIHIIKSTFMKAVWNNQVIADSNDTIVIERNHYFPENSIRKEFFKPSATHTTCPWKGLASYYTLEVDGETNPDAAWYYPEPKEAAAEIKNYVAFWKGVKVSE, from the coding sequence ATGCTGATTGATAAAAGCGGCGCAAATAAATTCACCCCAATTATTTACTATATTCATATCATCAAATCAACCTTTATGAAAGCAGTTTGGAACAACCAGGTTATTGCCGATAGCAACGATACCATTGTGATAGAGCGTAACCATTATTTCCCCGAAAACAGCATCCGCAAGGAGTTTTTTAAACCTTCTGCCACACATACCACCTGCCCCTGGAAAGGGTTGGCTTCCTATTATACCTTGGAGGTTGACGGTGAAACCAACCCCGATGCCGCCTGGTATTACCCGGAACCCAAAGAGGCGGCCGCCGAAATTAAAAATTATGTGGCCTTTTGGAAGGGAGTAAAAGTAAGCGAATGA